The genomic window TTCGATCATTTGATagatttatatcaatattttcaaaaaaggaCATTGTATCACCTGAAGGGATCAAAATCTAGTTTGAACCTAATTTGTGGAAAATATGTGCCATTTTGAATGCACTTTTAgcaatatgtttaaattaaataaatgcagaatgttacCATGAAAACACAAACAGAATTATTTTCACCTTTGTTACTTCAGAAAATCAAATTTGAGGAACATATTGATGACATACGTATACAGATGTAATGTGTTAAGTAAGCTTGGAAAAGAAGACGATTAAATTGCAATATCGTTTTTAAACTGTGAAGTGCCAACTTAATACTAAAGCAATATTTGAAATCCATGAATCTTTATGGACCTAAATAAAGTGTACCGATCATTGTCATTCGCAgttaacaaataaaggcaacagaagtataccgctgttcaaatctcgtaaatccatgcacaaaaaactaaatcggggtaacaaactaaaactgagggaaaggcattaaatataagaggcgaacaacgacacaacatcaaaatgtaacacacacagaaacggactaagcattagacaaaatccgatgaaaataacaaatataacatcatgcAAAACCGAATAcacgaatttgggatagaaaagtaccgtgacacgtcttatagtaatgtgaattcacactcaaacacaagagaaaacaaacgacacaacgttaaaatgtaacacaaacagaaaccgactataatataacaatggccatattcctcacttggtacaggacatttttaaagaaaaaaatggtgggtcgaacctggttttgtggcatgtcaaacatcgcactttaatggcaatgttaactataacattaaaatgacaacataatattacaggaatacaatacaaacgaataggagaacatattagacaaagaaacacatgattaatagctaacaaaaggcatcaggtttaaaattcaatacgccagaaacgcgccgtccacacaagacttaatTACCAATGACGCCCacatataaaagttcgaaaggcaaaacaagtacaaagttgtacagcactgaggatcaaaagttcaaaaaggttgtgccaaatacggctagggttttctgcttgggataagaacatcaaAATTGTTTAGTGTATTATTCAAACCTGTTTTGAATAGGAGTTAATTGACATAAGGTAATAATTAATTTTAGGTTGGACTTATTTCTACTCTTCTAACAAAACTCAATAGACACGCATACAGTCAAAGTATTCATTCACATAGAAGAGTGAAATGATACAACTAACAAAATATGCAATTGAAAGTGAAGATATGTTTTAAATGGAACCTGTTCAATTTAATCTTCACAAATTTggaaaacaaacattttcaatTATACAGCAGCAATAAATTGAATTTAAACATATCAATCATAAATGTTTTTACCATAACAGTATAATTAAAGTAACATGGACCAACCTCCGAACGATTGCACTATACAATTTTATTAAACTCTtgttaaataattcttttttagATTTCATTACATAACTAGATGTGTAAAATATTATATACCGTGTATGCAAGTTCCTCTTCTGTAACCTCTTCTTGAAGGGAGGAAAGTATATGTTGACAAACATAAGCTTtccctgtttaaaagtaaaaaagtacATATATAGTTAGGAAAGTCTTGTTGTTCTCGTTTATATTACGTCATTTGAACATTAAAATTACTCATGATCACTTGAACAAAAGTAGTCATATGTAATTATTAACTGGCTTTGATAAATCAATATTGCAAACTTCAGCAACGGCAATGGACATTAAATATGAGAAGATAAGCTATGTCAACAAATATTGATAACCTTGAAATTGATTTCAATCAATAAACAGGAGTTGAAACGCACTACGTTCTTTATGCAACCTTTTTGGGATATAGACGACGATTGTACAATTGCAGTAGACATAGAATAGTTTATTTGCTTCTTGTTACCATGCGGCATATTTTGtaaatagtgaacaaaaaggtaaaaaaaatagttctatcaaaatttcgatttttcaaccctgtattcCACCTTTGCcattgtgcaattgaaaaatcgtctaaaagaaataaccCACAATGCTTTTCagcataaaaatggtagcatacgctataaatgtaTTATTTTGGGATACCATACTGTGTATTTTGTTatagtgaacaaaaaggtaaCATATACTACATAGAGGtacaaaagagggatgaaagattcCAAAGGGTCAGTCAAACTCAaaactcgaaaataaactgacaacgccatggctaaaaatgaaaggaCAAACAGAATCAAATGCTAAATCaatgttcaaacacatcaaacgaatgtatgaCTATTGTCATATTTAGAAATATATATCTCATATATTCATAATATTGGTGAAGTTGGTAATCGAGacgatttaaattttgaaattatcaagtACCCCCAttttagtagcaatataccagaTGAACCTGCGAAGTGGGTATATATTTTCTAACTAATCGCTTGAAGCTActtctcagactttgtaaaatgtcACCAATGTTTCAATAGAAAGTTGATGCACCAAGGCAAAGGAACGTAtcgtctttttttctaaaaaagttcgtCGGACGGTACCAAGACCTTGATGATAAGTATTTCGTATCAAAACATCACTAATAAAACACGATTATGGGTACAGTTGTTGTTTATCGttttaataacgtgttatacAGGTTATAGTATACTTTTATTAGTctttttgaatattgtttttaatatttaatctgttttggtgatatccatttgacgtggatCTGTACTTATTCAtcctgtcattatgttattgtgttatggtaaatttttgtaacatTGTCTTTCATTTTACCATTGTCATTTGTCTATATGCCGTTTTGTGTTCCTTTGTTACATAtgatgtggctctgtacttatacatttcGTCAtggtgttattgtgctatggtacaTTTTTTGTTGTCTTGTCTTTTATGtagctaatgtgctttgtctatatgcctttttgtttatttgttacatatttgtttgttgtaacAGTGGTTTAGATTACAACacaaatgttgactgctgtaccccttctttgacatttttacctacaaTGTATGATGTATGATGTCTGATTGTTCTGTTCACACATCGGTGTTGATTTTATAGAGTTTTATGCGACTgacataaaagtgagaggtttagcattataaaaccaggttaatgATACAATGTCTGTTCTAAGTCAGAGTAttacaattgttatccattcatttcatgtgtttgaacttttcattttggtatttgattagggactttccgttttgaatattcctcagtaattttattattatatttttattaatatatttgtttccTAACTactatatatgtaacactcagaaacgtgtccttccccccaaacgtatccgattcccccaaacgtgtccagatcaacgtcactgaactgcaaaaacatgtctagttgtcaaagggtgtcatttgtataaacgtTCAAACGTGTCCATTTTTTAATAAACCCCCAATAGTGTCCAATCCCCCAACCGTGTCCATTTCAAGCTTTTTATTTTACTGGAACTATCAttcgtgttcataatataaaaacGTAGGTTATTTGTgtggttttttattattattattgtatactcattttacgatcttttactatttcattaaaagatcaaaatgaaTTACTTAAATTATTTTTCTATGCGCATTATAATGTTTGAAGCATTTCACTCTTTATAATGTGCCATAAGTTGTATTTTGGaaggcaaaattttttttaatttcagcaaCTTTTATTTGTAACGGCCTCTATATTACATAAGACATTGAAGTGGTTTCTTACTGAAGTTATAAACAAATCggtctttatatttattttttttagattaaaatccAACTAGTGGTCATCCCAAATAACCGTAAAAATTAATGCCCAATTTTAAATTCCCGGTTTGATAATAGAACCTATCTACAGTATATATCGTTAATATGATATCGTTCAAataacgaatgaaatatttggcactggacgttatttCTCTTGTTCGTGTGTCTTTAGTGACGCTCGTTAcctaaaatttattgaaaaataaaactgttaaaaatagATCGGAGGTCAATTTCGACTGAAAGCCCACCGTTCAATATTCTGAttaatataaaaggcatcatcggagtttTTTTAGTATAAAACAATTTACATAGTAAACGATTAATTCAACTGTACTAGAATTATTTGTATGTGCGCTTTAAatgagcatgaaatacttgcaactggacaataagcaaATTCAGTCAAAAGTTAATGCATAtgttacatattaaaatttcagtaATGATAATCATTAACAACCGGCATTGAATAAATTAATGCTAATAAATGACCACTTCATTAACTGTGTCCCCCATCATAGAACAGCCGTGAACGTTATTGATGTCGCGTTTAGgacatgtattagcgctaaaagacgcGAGACGTTCTGGCGTTTAAAAGTGGACACGTTTGAGCGAATAACAATAGTATTGGGCACGTTTGGGGGTtctgaaatcggacacgtttggggaatattgaatattatggacacgtttggggagaatagacacgtttgggggaatcggacacgtttggggggaaggacacgtttgggagtgttacatatataagaagatgtggtatgaaggcaaataagacaactctccatcaaagtcacaatgtgTATAATGTTAaccattataattaaaaaaaaagccttcaacaaggagcattGGCTCATACCAATTGCTTTCAAGGACCAAACTGGCTAGCGTAAAACAAAgcaagattgattttttttttttggaaagaaaAGTCAACAAAATGGTACTTTCATTGTTTCAGTTTTCAATATtgactttcttttctttttaacaaTTGAATATGCAAAACATATGCGTAAATAATTTCAAGATAAGGTcgaaaaaataaaggcaacagtagtataccgctattcgaaactcataaatcgattgagtaaaaaacaaatccgggttacaactaaaactgagggaaacgcatcaaatataagtggagaacaacgacacaacagaaacacaacatttaaatgtaacacacagaaacgaactataatataacaatggccatattcctgccttgttacaggacattttaagacaaaatggtgggttggatctggttttgtggcacgctaaacctcccacttttatggcaatgttaattataacattacaatgacaacataacatgacaagactacaatacaaataaatgggagaacatataggacggagaaacacacgaataatagctaataAAAGATCCTacgtttaaaatttaatacgacagacgtgcgtttcgtccacacaagactaaccagtgacgctcagatgaaaaagttcgaaagcaaaaacaagcacaaagttgaaaagcactgATGACCAAAAGTTTCAGaaagttgtgcccaatacggcttGGGTTTTCTGCCtaagataagaacatccttattatttagaataattcatacttttgcaaacagtaaattttataaaatgactatatgatagatatacatgataaaaccgaagtggttattaactacaaaataaaaacggatacattacataaaacaacctaatCCTAAATAATATTCGCAAACATTCAAATTGGAAAGTGGTGACTTACAGCCAATAATAAACAGCGATGTTTTGAGCTTATTTTTAAGAGAGAAATCGACTGATTATTGAGAAAAAGTAACTCGAACTAACGTTttgaaataacaaatgaaaagatTCACCAGCACTCTGAGGTGGCAGTGAAATTACCACATGAATCGCAAAAATATCACTTCACTGTAGAAATAATATTCAATAAGTGAATTCAGGTTTCCTCGCTTGATTTTACGTACAAGATTACAACAAAATGATATTTCCCATCTTGCGTCTTACTGTCATAATTTTTACGAAGACTTTCGTTTGGAATATGTCGATCACATCTTTCCTTGTTGcatatgtgttattttttttttttatatatatcaaaccatgtcattttttttccttttgctGTTTTTACATGTTGAAATGCCGGGGCGAAATTTCGTTTTCTGGGGTGACTGGGTTTAgattattgttgaaggcctaaaaatatatttaaatgtattgcatttttaaatttttggttcCTAATTTCTATCTGACAAagtaacatttaaaacaaatatcttaCCTATTGAGGCATGTATTCGAGGAAAAGGTTATCAACCAATCATATCACAAGATTGTCActgaataagaaataaaacaatgatatttaccTTAAGTCCTGGTATGCCACACCTCTTTGTTTTAGAATTGCATCCAATACACCTACATAACTTCTTCCTGGCCATGTTGTCATTGACCGgaatgtttcatattttatttcgctgtagaaaacaaaaagatatttgtattaaaaataaaaagataactgtattgtatttaaagctcTGACGGCTTCAATTGGCGATTTGATGGTGGCAAATTAAGTTTATTGGCCACGCGTTTGCGTCAAATCACAAATTGATGCTGTCGGAGCTTaacatacaatattgttatctctattctaatgaaactgacagaaaacaacgttaaaacatgtatttaaaatctgtcttATAACTTCTGCGCTTGCATGTACGTTCTATAGCACCAATTTTCAATTGATGCCATGAACATTTGTGACTTTATCTAATCTAAATGAActttacaaacgttgttgcattataATGGTATTTCGAAGCACGTTAACATTGGATATATTCAGATTTGTACATATGTATTGTAGATGTTAGTCTATAactgaagaaaatattttaataatcatATTTGACAGTAtgcttagtttaaacatatttattcatcatcaatacaaatatatcatcaaacaaaatacacaataataatATAGTATGCTTAGATAGTTGTATTGTTTATACTGGATTCGTGTCTGAGCTACTGTTTTCaatgattttgttttcatatcccgcattaattttgttgagacacgTCATAGTTGCAGGGacaaatgtgacgaaaatttaaCGTATATTTATTTCTTGTAAAAGATTTCAATGTAGTTCAATTACTATGATCAATGATGAAAGGACAAAAAACagtatgaaatatataaaaaaaaatagttgatttTTGCCACGACAAGAAGTCTTAACAAATGCATGcatgtaaaatacaaaaaacgTAGATAACAAATTGGAGGAGAATGACCTGAAGGGGATGTAGATCTTTTGTTGCATCCTTTAAAACTGCATGATGTGTAGCTTTTAATAAAGATCAAGTGGTAAGTCTACATTCGTATGTTTTCATAAAAAGCATTGTCAGAATTACATTTCTATTTAACTTTTGCAACAAcgatttgaaatatctttttgtttATGCAATCATACACTTAACTAGAGAATCACTGATATCCTTATACGAGGGATCCTGATCTCGTCATAGAATAAAAGAAGGaacacattttgatttatttttacacatttatcaATTTAATCTCGCTGCACGTTCGTTTACCTCAAAAATGTCACAAGGTAGGTCGCTAGTCCTTGTATTTAATTATATCCTAACAGATTGTTTTCCCAGAAAGGTTGTGTTGATGGCATATATTTaattaattgcaatactcatagaagaagaccctatatcaatactgaacgaataacaatgagatgaagaacaacgatcaagagttgttgacgtatttcTAAACTGTGTTGAAGTCCTACCTTTAATCACAAAGTGATTAAAAATTCatctagagttgtctctctttatctgttgttttaccgtaattcacaaataccaaaattaacattatacagactttctgtatattatactagtactcatttgtgtagaggttccatcctctgtttttcatttataacttttacaactaatacaaaaacaatcctttgaattaaacatacattttattacaccaacttgtatttacattttcatgactagaatatacatttttactttgtggcattactttggctacagagtattttatattttgttgaggcgccagggtgactaccgattacctatacacaatggctatcagctgacctatgttgacatagtgtcataaaacccctggtagttaaacacggttacaccaccacctaccatggggagtgaccggggaaaacactcgtattaccaatgctccagttattagtgccccacctgttggcaggtgtaggcctcccctctataagatgaggtggaggaggtcccagagttacccatctgtagaccccaccgttaccactaaccacattttccaaacctgcaaattgtagaacttgtcaggcccagagcaagggccgagtgaaataatcccccaatcactaccagtctccctggaccGCCACATGAGAGCCCCAGTCAGCTACCAAATCTGACTGGGGTTCTCACCTccacaaaattttcattattgaatCATTGGAAAGTTGATTTTGTTGTGCGTAGGAAAGACTCAACCCCCCCTTGTATATTATTTAAGAACacctgatttccagtttgtgacAAATGAGTTCCATCTGTTCTGTATAAAGACACTTCACTTGCCCTAATGTTCTCATGTAATATAGCTTTCCCCCCGTTTTCTATTACAAAGTTTTTGACCACTGAATTCACTCTTTTTCTCTTCTGTTCGATTATTGCACCCGCATTCAAGGGGGCAAAATGCCAGTATCTGCGCTGTAGCATTGAAGACcatattataataacatttttaaataaagcctTGTAACGTAGGatagaacattttacattttccatTAAACCCTTCCCTGTCAATTCTAAATCTGTCAAATCATTAGCTCCACAgtgaattattataaaatgagGAGAAGGTAAAATTTTTCTTTTTGCGTCCAGTAGGGAGTCCAAATCTTTAATCTGTAAACCAGGTTGCCCAATCCAGTATGTTGTTACACCTTTTGACCCCAGTCCCAGGTTGTTCCTACCATATTTCTTCGCCTCTACGTTGGCCCAATGAACAAGGGAACTTCCAACAATCCATAAAATCTTGGGACCTGTGAAAACCTTTAGCTTGTTAGCtttttgaaactagaaaaattgtAACCTAATATAGCGAGAATAAGCATGCGATTTCCATCTGCCTAATCTCATAATTACCTCCTCTGAGACCCCCTGCCTGGCTAGTTCCGTGGCTCCCCCAATTCTAAAACTATGTGACCTAAAATGGCCTTTACTAATACgaagaaaatgtaaagcttttTCCAGTATACTACTGAATTGGTATCTAGTTAAAGGCATACCAGTATAATGGATAAACAAATCTGTATTGTTACAGGTAGGTCGTACCTTTAAATATTCGTTAATGAGTCGTACCGGACAGTAGTTTTTTCCGTTCTCAGCTATCAACAAAGTAACAGACTTTCccttttggtcagtttttgacCACCTTACTCTTAGCTCCAGGACTTTTCTCCTTACTAAAATATCAGAAATTGTTAAGTTGGAGCCATTTATAACAGACTTGGATTTTGAAGTAGTGATTTCCCCTACTCTTAGCAAACCAAAGAAGGCAACAGAAAAAACTGCTGAAAATAAAGCAGCTtcatatttattcttacatactttatCTAAACAACTAATCATATCTGATAACAATTGCACTGTAATTGGTGCTCTAATGTCATTACGTTTTCCCCCTTGAATTCTTTTTATTCCTTCTAATGCCTTTCCAATTATAAAGAATTTTGTAGTATCCTGTATCCCTTgaattttatgatggtatgaaacTCCTGATATATAAGATGATATGGTTCCCCCCGAAAGACCCTGTACTGACAAAAAAgctataaaatttaacaaatcatTGACTGGCACCGGCCAATCCTGTTTCAATTTATAAGATGATCTAAAAGTACAAAGTTTTGACAGAGCCAAATTGTatgatttttgtgtatttttggacACACCTTGATTGACAATATAATCAGCCACCTGACTTAAATGTTCCAGATCTGTGTTGGAATTTTGGTTGGCCACTGGTCTGCTTCTGGAGCTAGGCTTCTGAACTTCCCCCACTGAGAACGAGAAAGACAATCAgcaatttggttttgttttgaagGGATATAAATTGCCTTAactaatgtattattttttaagttcattaaaacCATCTGTCTTACTAAAGTCATAACTCTACTTGACTTGCTAGTTTTCATATTAATGATTTGAACAACCGCCTGATTATcaacatgaaaaataacttttttgttaacaaaataggATTCCCAGGACATAAGAGCAGCTACAACTGGAAACAACTCTAACAATGTCATATCTCTGGTGATTCCAGTCTCAACCCAATGTTTTGGCCAAGTGCCTTGGGCCCACTGACCTGCAAAATAGATCCCATACCCGCCTTTGGACCCCCCTGCACTATCAGTGAACAACTCTAATTTTTCATTCGAAACCCATACATTGTCTGTTATTACAGTTACAccattgtattgttttaaaaagtctaACCAAACTTCTAAATCTGCTTTCATCTGCTTGTTTACTCGGATTTTGAAATACGATTTTCTTACCCCAATTGTTGAATTTATGAGTCTGCGACAGAAGGTGCGGCCTGGAGCAACTACCTTACAAGCAAAATTCAGGAGCCCAAGAAGGGATTGCATATCTTTAAGAGTTATTTTAGAACTGTCCAAGGTATCTCTGATTTTTTGTGAGAGTTTGACAAGTTTTTCATTTGGAAGTCGCATGATTAAATTCTGTGTATCAAATTCTATACCCAAAAACATAAGTAATGTAGTCGGCAAAGTAGTCTTGTCACTAGCAAGAGGAATACCTATTTTGTTGCATACCTCTTGGAATAACTTCAAAGTATTGCCAACTTTTGATGTTTGGCTCGACTCGACAAAAAGAAAATCATCTAAATAATGGAGGATATCATCATTTCCGCTTTTTAGCTGTATTATCCAATGCAAAGCTTTTGCAAATTTCTCCCACAGGGCACAACTTATTGAGGCCCCCATAGGGAGCATTTTATTAAGATAATATTCACCCTGAAATTTTATCCCCAACAAGTCAAAATCGTGCGGGGCAATTGGCAACAAACGAAAAGCCGCTTTTACGTCACACTGACTTAATCGGGCAAATGTTTTGTGTCTATTAATCAAACATGCTGCTTCGTCCACTGAACTGTACTGCACTGAACaatgatctttatcaataaaatcGTTTATTGAATTATTATCAGGATAGGATAAATGTTGAATAAGTCTGAAATCCCCATCCTTTTTTGGCACTAGCCCCATTGGTGATACCTGAAGTGTGGGAAAAGGTGGGTATCTGAAAGGACCAGCTATGCGACCAAGTTTAACTTCCTtcattaatttttctttaaaaattttggGTAGCTGTAATGCACTTTTTAAATTGGAACTCCCCCTTGGTTCCCTAgagccaaaatattttaaagaaaaaccgTATTTGAAACCAGATATAATTTCATGTGCTACATTGTTAAGTGGGTAGAATTCTAAATAATTTTCCAAGACTGATACTTTTATAGGAGTATTTcccaatgaataaaaattaatactttttgttatttcttcCTTGCGCCCGGTTATTACATTGGGCTTTTCTGTGTTTGCCACTGCATATTTCACATATGTGTTTAAACCTACAACGAGGGAAGTAGGGACAGTCAGTACCATTATTATAGTATTTACATGACATATTTACACTTCCACTAGTTACCTGTGATTTTtgatgtgttctattgtttggaAGTGTAGCTGCATTTGAGTTATAATTACCACGATTTTGTGTATCTGTTCTATAACCCTGTGATTGCACTGACACACTGTTGTGTACTGTGGGAGATGTGATGTGTAATAGCCAATATTCACCGTGTATATTTCCCCAAGATAAATTAggattcttttctatttttagcctaaaTTGCTCGTCATAGGTAGCCCAGTTTTCTGACCTAGTTGCCGCTAATCTTATATCGcgcatatattttaacaattcctgTGCCCGTGTGTTGTATTTCTCAATGTAGACACTCATAAAAATCATGAATGCTGAAGTCcattcatttattgacaaata from Mytilus galloprovincialis chromosome 5, xbMytGall1.hap1.1, whole genome shotgun sequence includes these protein-coding regions:
- the LOC143075679 gene encoding uncharacterized protein LOC143075679, producing the protein MPNKRNAVGSPSRAMGKKRRTTSRTGGKKMQPEEIAQKKDGADRRRSAKKTKEVGHVVAEVPEENTDISSVGEVQKPSSRSRPVANQNSNTDLEHLSQVADYIVNQGVSKNTQKSYNLALSKLCTFRSSYKLKQDWPVPVNDLLNFIAFLSVQGLSGGTISSYISGVSYHHKIQGIQDTTKFFIIGKALEGIKRIQGGKRNDIRAPITVQLLSDMISCLDKVCKNKYEAALFSAVFSVAFFGLLRVGEITTSKSKSVINGSNLTISDILVRRKVLELRVRWSKTDQKGKSVTLLIAENGKNYCPVRLINEYLKVRPTCNNTDLFIHYTGMPLTRYQFSSILEKALHFLRISKGHFRSHSFRIGGATELARQGVSEEVIMRLGRWKSHAYSRYIRLQFF